Proteins found in one Haloferax litoreum genomic segment:
- a CDS encoding NADH:flavin oxidoreductase/NADH oxidase, translated as MTDSLFSPLSLRETEVSNRIMVSPMCQYSSTDGLANDWHLVHLGSRAVGGAGIVMTEATAISPEGRISPNDLGIWSDEHAEALERVASFVKSMDSIPAIQLAHAGRKGSKSRPWEGSEPVFPEDGGWNPVAPSDVPWPYEGDAPELHELTTEEVGGIVDDFRAAAERALDAGFEIAEVHAAHGYLLHEFLSPVTNHRDDEYGGSFENRTRIVREATEAVRDVWPDDNPVFVRISATDWLDDRDSWDLDQSVRLSADLADLGADLVDVSAGGLHPDQQIPSTGPGYQVPYAELIREETGVPVGAVGGIRTARHADELVRNGRADLAIVGREHLRDPYFALHAAGELGVDADWPPQYCRAVPRR; from the coding sequence ATGACCGATTCGCTCTTCAGTCCGCTCTCACTCCGAGAGACGGAAGTTTCGAACCGTATCATGGTCTCGCCGATGTGCCAGTACTCGTCGACCGATGGCCTCGCCAACGACTGGCACCTCGTCCACCTCGGGAGTCGAGCAGTCGGCGGTGCAGGTATCGTCATGACTGAGGCGACAGCAATCTCGCCGGAAGGTCGCATCTCCCCGAACGACCTCGGCATCTGGAGTGACGAACACGCCGAAGCACTCGAACGAGTCGCGTCGTTCGTCAAATCGATGGACAGCATCCCCGCGATTCAACTGGCGCACGCGGGTCGGAAAGGGAGCAAGTCCCGGCCGTGGGAAGGGAGTGAACCGGTCTTCCCCGAAGACGGTGGATGGAACCCTGTCGCGCCGAGCGACGTGCCGTGGCCCTACGAGGGTGACGCCCCCGAACTCCACGAACTGACGACCGAAGAAGTCGGCGGCATCGTCGACGACTTCCGCGCAGCAGCAGAGCGCGCACTCGACGCAGGATTCGAAATCGCAGAGGTCCACGCCGCGCACGGATACCTCCTCCACGAGTTCCTCTCACCCGTGACGAACCACCGCGACGACGAGTACGGCGGGTCGTTCGAGAACCGCACGCGAATCGTGCGCGAGGCGACCGAAGCCGTTCGTGACGTGTGGCCCGACGACAACCCCGTGTTCGTCCGCATCTCGGCGACCGATTGGCTGGACGACCGCGACTCGTGGGACCTCGACCAGTCAGTCCGACTCTCCGCGGACCTCGCCGACCTCGGTGCCGACCTCGTGGACGTGAGTGCGGGCGGCCTCCACCCTGACCAGCAGATTCCCAGTACAGGCCCCGGTTATCAGGTTCCGTACGCCGAACTCATCCGCGAAGAGACCGGTGTCCCGGTCGGCGCAGTCGGTGGCATTCGGACGGCCCGGCACGCCGACGAACTCGTCCGAAACGGTCGGGCGGACCTCGCAATCGTCGGGCGAGAACACCTCCGCGACCCGTACTTCGCGCTCCACGCCGCCGGCGAACTCGGCGTCGACGCTGACTGGCCGCCGCAGTACTGCCGAGCAGTCCCGCGTCGATAG
- a CDS encoding thiolase domain-containing protein has product MDRVAIIGASMTQFGKRDAWIRELLAEAGQEALTDAGISPDEVEHLYVSNMASGEFEGQTGVPNALAHDLAAMPAYTARIDQTSSSGGAGVYAAWQSVASGASDMTMLVGGEKMTHRSTAEATDVIASLTHPVEYKHGVTLPSFAGLTARLYLDTYDAPRESLGKVAVKNHKNGLDNPHAQFRKEVDLETVLDSPIVADPLRLYDFCPITDGSAALVFCPESVAREYTDDYVVVSGIGGATDTHVVHERADPTTMGGVVNSSEIAYEMADLDPEDVDVAELHDMFTILEFLQSEDLGFFEKGEGWKAVEEGVTDRDGELPINTSGGLKSKGHPLGASGVAQVYEIYKQLIGDAGKRQVDADVGLACNVGGFGNCVTTTIMESR; this is encoded by the coding sequence ATGGACCGCGTAGCGATTATCGGTGCATCGATGACCCAGTTCGGGAAGCGCGATGCGTGGATTCGTGAGTTGCTCGCCGAGGCCGGGCAGGAAGCGCTCACGGATGCCGGCATCTCTCCCGACGAAGTCGAGCACCTCTACGTCTCGAACATGGCGAGCGGTGAGTTCGAGGGCCAGACGGGGGTTCCGAACGCCCTCGCGCACGACCTCGCGGCGATGCCCGCGTACACCGCCCGAATCGACCAAACGTCTTCGTCCGGCGGTGCCGGCGTCTACGCCGCGTGGCAGTCGGTCGCCTCCGGCGCGTCCGACATGACCATGCTCGTCGGCGGCGAGAAGATGACCCACCGCTCGACGGCGGAAGCGACAGACGTCATCGCCTCGCTGACCCACCCGGTCGAGTACAAACACGGCGTGACGCTCCCCTCGTTCGCGGGACTCACGGCCCGACTCTACCTCGACACCTACGACGCCCCGCGCGAGTCACTGGGGAAGGTCGCCGTCAAGAACCACAAGAACGGCCTCGACAATCCGCACGCCCAGTTCCGCAAGGAAGTCGACCTCGAAACGGTGCTGGACTCGCCAATCGTCGCCGACCCGCTTCGACTCTACGACTTCTGTCCCATCACCGACGGGTCCGCGGCCCTCGTCTTCTGTCCCGAGTCGGTGGCCCGCGAGTACACCGACGACTACGTCGTCGTCTCCGGTATCGGCGGCGCGACGGACACACACGTCGTCCACGAACGCGCTGACCCGACCACGATGGGCGGCGTCGTCAACTCCTCCGAAATCGCCTACGAGATGGCCGACCTCGACCCCGAAGACGTCGACGTGGCGGAACTCCACGACATGTTCACCATCCTCGAATTCCTCCAGTCTGAAGACCTCGGGTTCTTCGAGAAGGGTGAAGGGTGGAAAGCCGTCGAAGAGGGCGTCACCGACCGCGACGGTGAGTTGCCCATCAACACCTCCGGCGGCCTGAAGTCGAAGGGCCACCCCCTCGGCGCGTCCGGCGTCGCACAGGTGTACGAGATTTACAAGCAACTCATCGGTGACGCAGGCAAGCGACAGGTCGACGCCGACGTCGGCCTCGCGTGCAACGTCGGTGGCTTCGGCAACTGCGTGACCACGACCATCATGGAGTCCCGATAA
- a CDS encoding carbon-nitrogen hydrolase family protein, with the protein MTGPTVAIPQLSLSDLDAERNEAVISDRAANLPDSVDIAVFPEYALTGFVADNRAFSGAVTRGHATDFLESVAADHGFDVLAGFLERDGDTLYNAAAYVGTDGTATVYRKRHLWGDEASVVTPGDKLVTVDTPAGKAGLLTCYDLNFVGDSAALTDERVDALFVVGAWPAAHSENWRLLCRARALDGVRWLVGAGRTGSGSIPGADETDFAGRSLVVRPDGVVAAALNRDERDLVWTLDREVLDEQREFIGSAD; encoded by the coding sequence GTGACTGGTCCTACCGTCGCTATCCCGCAACTGTCTCTCTCCGACCTCGACGCCGAACGGAACGAGGCCGTCATCAGCGACCGCGCCGCAAATCTGCCCGACAGCGTCGATATAGCCGTCTTCCCCGAGTACGCGCTGACGGGGTTCGTCGCCGACAACCGCGCGTTCAGCGGGGCGGTCACGCGCGGCCACGCGACCGACTTCCTCGAATCCGTCGCTGCTGACCATGGGTTCGACGTACTCGCCGGGTTTCTCGAACGCGACGGCGACACACTCTACAACGCCGCCGCCTACGTCGGGACCGACGGAACGGCTACCGTCTATCGCAAGCGGCACCTCTGGGGCGACGAGGCGTCAGTCGTAACACCCGGAGACAAACTCGTAACCGTCGATACGCCGGCAGGGAAGGCCGGTCTCCTCACGTGCTACGACCTGAACTTCGTCGGCGACAGCGCGGCCCTGACCGACGAACGCGTCGATGCGCTCTTCGTCGTCGGCGCGTGGCCCGCCGCGCACTCTGAGAACTGGCGACTACTCTGTCGCGCCCGTGCGCTCGACGGGGTTCGATGGCTGGTCGGCGCGGGGCGAACCGGAAGCGGGTCGATTCCGGGCGCTGACGAGACGGACTTCGCCGGACGCTCGCTGGTCGTCAGACCCGACGGCGTCGTCGCCGCGGCGTTGAACCGAGACGAGCGTGACCTCGTGTGGACGCTCGACCGCGAGGTCCTCGACGAACAACGCGAATTCATTGGGTCGGCCGACTGA
- a CDS encoding SMP-30/gluconolactonase/LRE family protein, with product MKTLGVSGVVLAGGVTAISGQSDDASDDVGELELVYEFEPPEGSPQEPPFGQHPENVAIDPFGNKFVSVPSQAQIWKFGPEDELVDQPFVQFDSTEEFLVGPTGVEYDPSGRLYSAFVSDLSSSEDAETNGVYEIDDENGEYELYAEISNDVEDFPTFPNDIALLENSLLVTDSFSGVIWEVKRGRAEVWAGELWDGEDDFPTGPLAPPAPAAAGPQFGPNGLQFTEDKRTLYVANTAKGTIVEIPVFEGNAREPEVFVEGLVAPDGLAMDVDENLYVADNGANQILRISPNGDVEVLAENEAMDGEQETTTEAETTTAEEGTTTAEDGTTTDEAGTTTPEEETTTAEAGTTTPEDGTATAEEGTTTPGDGTTTDEEGTTTPGDGTATTEQGDDQTEPDSEGGVPVLDQPADVTFGTTDDQLETLYIVNLALTSQFEEPRPSFVKLDVGVDGLPVER from the coding sequence TTGAAAACGCTCGGCGTGAGTGGAGTGGTACTCGCTGGCGGAGTGACAGCGATATCGGGGCAATCAGACGACGCGTCGGACGACGTCGGAGAACTGGAACTCGTCTACGAGTTCGAACCGCCGGAAGGGTCACCGCAAGAACCACCCTTCGGCCAACATCCAGAGAACGTCGCAATCGACCCGTTTGGAAACAAGTTCGTGAGTGTGCCGTCACAGGCACAAATCTGGAAGTTCGGGCCGGAGGACGAACTGGTCGACCAACCGTTCGTCCAGTTCGATTCGACAGAAGAGTTCCTCGTCGGGCCGACTGGCGTCGAATACGACCCGAGCGGGAGACTGTACTCGGCGTTCGTGAGTGACCTGTCGAGTTCGGAAGACGCCGAGACGAACGGCGTGTACGAAATCGACGACGAAAACGGTGAGTACGAACTCTACGCAGAGATATCGAACGACGTCGAGGACTTCCCGACGTTCCCCAACGACATCGCGTTGCTCGAAAACTCGTTGCTCGTCACGGATAGCTTCAGCGGCGTCATCTGGGAAGTCAAACGAGGGAGGGCAGAGGTGTGGGCCGGTGAGTTGTGGGACGGTGAGGACGACTTCCCGACTGGTCCGCTCGCCCCACCGGCACCGGCGGCCGCCGGTCCCCAGTTCGGGCCGAACGGACTCCAGTTCACGGAAGACAAACGAACCCTCTACGTCGCCAACACTGCGAAGGGCACGATTGTCGAGATCCCCGTGTTCGAAGGAAACGCACGTGAGCCCGAAGTGTTCGTCGAGGGACTCGTCGCTCCGGACGGCCTCGCGATGGACGTCGACGAGAACCTCTACGTCGCAGACAACGGTGCCAACCAAATCCTCCGCATCTCACCGAACGGTGACGTCGAGGTGCTCGCAGAGAACGAGGCGATGGACGGTGAACAGGAGACGACCACCGAAGCAGAGACAACGACGGCAGAGGAGGGGACCACGACTGCCGAAGACGGAACGACGACCGACGAAGCAGGAACGACGACCCCAGAAGAAGAGACTACGACTGCGGAAGCAGGAACGACGACCCCCGAGGATGGAACCGCAACCGCCGAAGAAGGAACCACGACCCCCGGGGACGGAACCACAACCGACGAAGAAGGAACCACGACCCCCGGGGACGGAACGGCGACCACTGAACAAGGAGACGACCAGACCGAACCGGACAGCGAGGGCGGCGTCCCAGTCCTCGACCAACCCGCAGACGTGACGTTCGGAACCACAGACGACCAGCTCGAGACGCTGTATATCGTCAACCTCGCGCTTACGTCGCAGTTCGAAGAGCCGAGACCAAGCTTCGTGAAACTCGACGTCGGTGTCGACGGTCTCCCCGTCGAACGCTGA
- a CDS encoding DUF7548 family protein translates to MDTERLAPTVGLVGAILLAIAVAVPAVAVEPGAGEMATYYASGPFGISIVGMLALLVVVVFLSGRQERTDPAVAAGLAFVMSVSMLGISVIWAFAIDPNVLFSFPEQYAWLSYHRWTVMGAAAVTFVGAAAYARSIV, encoded by the coding sequence ATGGACACCGAACGCCTCGCTCCGACGGTCGGACTCGTCGGTGCGATTCTCCTCGCTATCGCAGTCGCGGTGCCGGCCGTCGCCGTCGAACCCGGTGCCGGTGAGATGGCTACGTACTACGCGTCAGGACCATTCGGTATCTCCATCGTCGGGATGCTCGCACTCCTCGTCGTCGTCGTCTTCCTCTCTGGGAGACAGGAGCGAACTGACCCCGCGGTGGCCGCCGGTCTCGCGTTCGTCATGTCGGTTTCGATGCTCGGCATTTCGGTCATCTGGGCGTTCGCCATCGACCCGAACGTGCTGTTCAGTTTCCCCGAGCAGTACGCGTGGTTGAGTTACCACCGCTGGACGGTCATGGGCGCTGCCGCCGTCACGTTCGTCGGCGCAGCAGCGTACGCCCGAAGTATCGTGTAA
- a CDS encoding Zn-ribbon domain-containing OB-fold protein, with protein MSDDNPSMEAYRYPDGSITYPGHPVGPDGEEPVGTVDLSEYTATVLTWTTSTATPPGVRAPNTLAIVEFDVDGEPVRAIGQVTDEDDVEIGDDVEPVYCEELREPGAGIREPASQEWDGYRFEPV; from the coding sequence ATGTCCGACGACAACCCCTCGATGGAAGCGTACCGCTACCCCGACGGGAGCATCACCTACCCCGGTCATCCCGTCGGCCCCGACGGCGAAGAACCGGTCGGTACCGTCGACCTGAGCGAGTACACGGCGACGGTCCTGACGTGGACCACCTCGACGGCAACGCCACCGGGCGTCCGGGCACCCAACACGCTCGCAATCGTCGAGTTCGACGTGGACGGCGAACCCGTGCGCGCGATTGGCCAAGTCACGGACGAAGACGACGTCGAAATCGGCGACGACGTCGAACCAGTCTACTGCGAGGAACTCCGCGAACCCGGCGCAGGCATCCGCGAACCGGCGAGTCAGGAGTGGGACGGGTACCGCTTCGAACCCGTCTAA
- a CDS encoding twin-arginine translocase TatA/TatE family subunit, with protein MLNSIPLFPGLPGGPELLIVLLIVVLLFGANKLPQLARSSGQAMGEFRRGRQEIEEELQKGVEGEAEDEATADEDDDEETTSAETESVETEAEKEN; from the coding sequence ATGCTCAACTCGATTCCACTGTTCCCGGGTCTGCCGGGCGGCCCAGAACTGCTCATCGTCCTGCTCATCGTCGTCCTCCTGTTCGGCGCGAACAAACTGCCGCAACTCGCACGTTCGTCCGGGCAAGCGATGGGTGAGTTCCGCCGCGGACGCCAGGAAATCGAAGAAGAACTGCAGAAGGGCGTCGAAGGCGAGGCAGAAGACGAGGCGACGGCAGACGAAGACGACGACGAAGAGACGACGTCCGCCGAGACTGAGTCTGTCGAGACAGAAGCCGAGAAAGAGAACTAA
- a CDS encoding DUF7547 family protein, with the protein MSDRRRDDDILDVLDELGETLDELGSELREERDREVRDRFRNPRPPTFGEVMRFTESYTLPTIIAVLEATIASLELLRRLIRLSDPGRVMEDRRTESDIDVRMREVPRTAVYGVERALDELRKALSEADLPSNSDARDIMEHARSLADELDARITDAERERTSRERHWRDEERRFESSWRRRSDARGRDSGPVRIDVTEEGSENVANDADGESDDTPQVDVEAELESIKREVKGDDEDDEEPSDY; encoded by the coding sequence ATGAGCGACCGACGACGGGACGACGACATCCTCGACGTGCTCGACGAACTCGGGGAGACGCTGGACGAACTCGGTTCGGAACTCCGCGAAGAACGTGACCGCGAGGTACGCGACCGGTTCCGGAATCCGCGCCCACCGACGTTCGGCGAAGTCATGCGCTTTACCGAGTCGTACACCCTCCCGACTATCATCGCCGTCCTCGAAGCGACCATCGCCTCGCTCGAACTCCTCCGCCGTCTCATCCGTCTCTCGGACCCCGGTCGAGTGATGGAAGACCGCCGCACCGAAAGCGACATCGACGTGCGAATGCGCGAGGTCCCCCGAACCGCCGTCTACGGTGTCGAACGCGCCCTCGACGAACTTCGGAAGGCACTCTCGGAGGCGGACCTGCCGTCGAACTCGGACGCCCGAGATATCATGGAACACGCTCGCTCACTCGCCGACGAACTCGACGCCCGAATCACCGACGCGGAGCGAGAGCGAACGTCTCGTGAACGCCACTGGCGCGACGAGGAACGGCGCTTCGAGTCGAGTTGGCGGCGGCGGAGCGACGCACGAGGGCGCGACTCGGGGCCAGTCCGAATCGACGTGACTGAAGAAGGCTCCGAGAACGTCGCCAACGACGCTGACGGTGAGAGCGACGACACCCCACAGGTCGACGTCGAAGCCGAGTTAGAGTCCATCAAGCGAGAAGTCAAAGGAGACGACGAAGACGACGAAGAACCGAGCGACTACTGA
- a CDS encoding HEAT repeat domain-containing protein produces MSDGDDDTTELSPESLDERLNEAAEALEAAETEADLDDVEATLDEIEADIEAADLPEADDEDEDDPAEELTSQVSDLRDDLESQRGPYAEDAIETLEEAKSTIADTRWTEQGEGEIVAAVESFADDFGGVLDASVSVDGDDDAALTAALDEAISAIEAAGLDADEDAETIADLIEVTDGLTDGLDDAQEWDDLETREKLQAQGFYDVLGHYKDYPPELSALKEHEKRGNVDMIALAFESFQSGFMEEYCIEAFTRMNDPAAYDAVEPQAKRRNKGAIKAIGKMGAEEGVEMLVDYADTDSDPALQKVVFKALGEIGSEEATQPLADKLATENENVRSAAARALGILGDTRAVDPLTDVLADDGVDSVRASAAWALRQIGTETALEAAAEYVDDRSYIVQREAELAAEFLGDDVEPEATV; encoded by the coding sequence ATGAGTGACGGGGACGACGATACGACGGAACTCTCGCCCGAGAGCCTCGACGAACGCCTGAACGAGGCAGCGGAGGCCCTCGAAGCGGCAGAAACCGAAGCCGACCTCGACGACGTCGAGGCGACGCTCGACGAGATAGAAGCGGATATCGAGGCCGCAGACCTGCCCGAGGCCGACGACGAGGACGAAGACGACCCTGCCGAGGAACTCACCTCGCAGGTGTCCGACCTCCGCGACGACCTCGAATCGCAGCGTGGCCCCTACGCCGAAGACGCCATCGAGACGCTCGAAGAGGCGAAGTCCACCATCGCGGACACGCGCTGGACCGAGCAGGGTGAAGGCGAAATCGTCGCCGCGGTCGAATCCTTCGCGGACGACTTCGGTGGCGTCCTCGACGCCAGCGTGTCGGTCGACGGCGACGACGACGCGGCCCTCACTGCCGCCCTCGACGAGGCCATCTCGGCCATCGAAGCGGCAGGCCTCGACGCCGACGAGGACGCAGAGACCATCGCTGACCTCATCGAAGTCACCGACGGCCTGACCGACGGCCTCGACGACGCTCAGGAGTGGGACGACCTCGAAACGCGCGAGAAGCTCCAAGCACAGGGCTTCTACGACGTGCTCGGCCACTACAAGGACTACCCACCGGAACTCTCGGCGCTCAAGGAACACGAGAAGCGCGGCAACGTCGACATGATTGCCCTCGCGTTCGAGAGCTTCCAGTCCGGCTTCATGGAAGAGTACTGTATCGAAGCGTTCACGCGCATGAACGACCCGGCCGCGTACGACGCAGTCGAACCGCAGGCCAAACGCCGTAACAAGGGCGCTATCAAGGCCATCGGAAAGATGGGCGCCGAAGAGGGCGTCGAGATGCTCGTCGACTACGCCGACACCGACAGCGACCCGGCGCTCCAGAAGGTCGTGTTCAAAGCACTCGGCGAAATCGGCTCCGAAGAGGCGACGCAACCGCTCGCGGACAAACTCGCCACGGAGAACGAGAACGTCCGTTCGGCCGCCGCACGCGCCCTCGGCATCCTCGGTGACACGCGCGCTGTCGACCCACTCACCGACGTCTTAGCGGACGACGGCGTGGACTCCGTGCGCGCGAGTGCCGCGTGGGCACTCCGCCAGATTGGCACCGAGACGGCCCTCGAAGCGGCCGCCGAGTACGTCGACGACCGGTCGTACATCGTCCAGCGCGAGGCCGAACTCGCCGCCGAATTCCTCGGCGACGACGTCGAACCCGAAGCGACGGTCTGA
- a CDS encoding phospholipase D-like domain-containing protein, with amino-acid sequence MFHRVALVVIVLATVAPAPVATAIGPPSATTVSHADARILSALPDPATPDDRGEFVVVRASQGTTLVLDDGEQQVSFVAPGGPVAVTSNPAATANLTDYPTVAPGLDLANDGETVTLSVDERVVDRLVYDRSREGERLERRDGRNSAWRWWPRTLPRQNVTTHGPAEATLFALPDSPTVPGATLRGADERLLLAGYVVSSSRVADELVAAHQRGVRVEVLVDDAPVGGFPRPSARVLDRLVTAGVTVRVVGDPYSFHHAKYAVVDDEALVTTENWKPAGTDGRKSRGWGVVVHSPAVATDLATTFADDSNLPATRSWETYRTGRQFVVTDVANGSYPTRVSPETVTADRVSVIRAPDNAEAAVVQRLDAADRRIDVIQPSVEADGPFVVALKRAAKRGVRVRLLLGSAWYVDDENRELADRLNRWADRTGHPLSVRLARPAGRYGAIHAKGVVADDVVVVGSLNWNRHSARENREVAIALSDPAAAAYYRDVFETDWSASRQGARPTLVAAAVGSVLVALAALRYVEFEE; translated from the coding sequence GTGTTCCATCGGGTCGCCCTCGTCGTCATCGTGCTCGCAACCGTCGCCCCCGCACCGGTCGCAACTGCAATCGGCCCGCCATCAGCGACCACGGTGTCGCACGCCGACGCTCGAATCCTCTCGGCACTCCCAGACCCGGCGACACCAGACGACCGTGGCGAATTCGTCGTCGTCCGTGCCTCCCAAGGGACCACTCTCGTCCTCGACGATGGCGAACAACAGGTCTCGTTCGTCGCACCCGGTGGACCCGTCGCGGTCACGTCGAACCCCGCAGCGACGGCAAACCTCACCGACTATCCGACTGTCGCACCCGGTCTCGACCTCGCGAACGACGGGGAGACCGTGACGCTCAGCGTGGACGAACGGGTCGTAGACCGACTCGTGTACGACCGGAGTCGAGAGGGTGAGCGTCTCGAACGCCGCGACGGACGGAACAGCGCGTGGAGATGGTGGCCGCGAACGCTTCCCCGGCAGAACGTCACGACGCACGGCCCGGCCGAGGCGACTCTGTTCGCCCTTCCCGACTCGCCGACCGTCCCGGGAGCGACGCTCCGCGGTGCCGACGAGCGACTCCTCCTCGCAGGCTACGTCGTCTCGTCATCGCGCGTCGCGGACGAACTCGTCGCGGCCCACCAGCGAGGTGTTCGCGTGGAAGTTCTCGTGGACGACGCGCCCGTAGGAGGCTTTCCCCGACCATCTGCGCGCGTCCTCGACAGACTCGTAACCGCAGGCGTCACCGTCCGCGTCGTCGGCGACCCGTACTCGTTTCACCACGCGAAGTACGCCGTCGTGGACGACGAGGCACTCGTCACGACAGAGAACTGGAAACCGGCCGGCACGGACGGCCGGAAGAGTCGAGGATGGGGTGTCGTCGTCCACTCACCTGCCGTCGCCACCGACCTCGCGACGACGTTCGCGGACGATTCGAACCTGCCTGCGACTCGGTCGTGGGAGACGTACCGAACTGGCCGACAGTTCGTCGTCACCGACGTGGCGAACGGGTCGTACCCCACCCGCGTCTCTCCGGAGACGGTGACTGCCGACCGCGTCTCGGTCATCCGGGCACCCGACAACGCCGAAGCGGCAGTCGTCCAGCGACTGGACGCTGCAGACCGGCGAATCGACGTGATACAACCGAGTGTCGAAGCCGACGGGCCGTTCGTCGTCGCTCTCAAACGCGCGGCCAAACGAGGCGTCCGCGTCCGACTGCTCCTCGGGAGTGCGTGGTACGTCGACGACGAGAACCGGGAACTCGCGGACCGACTGAACCGCTGGGCCGACCGAACCGGCCACCCGCTATCGGTTCGACTCGCACGTCCTGCCGGGCGATACGGCGCGATTCACGCGAAGGGTGTCGTCGCCGACGACGTCGTCGTCGTCGGGAGTCTCAACTGGAACCGACACTCGGCGCGGGAGAACCGTGAAGTCGCTATCGCGCTCTCCGACCCCGCGGCGGCGGCCTACTACCGCGACGTATTCGAGACAGACTGGAGCGCGAGTCGACAGGGCGCACGGCCGACGCTCGTCGCCGCAGCAGTGGGTTCCGTACTGGTCGCGCTGGCAGCGCTCAGGTACGTCGAGTTCGAAGAATGA